From Alphaproteobacteria bacterium, the proteins below share one genomic window:
- a CDS encoding class I SAM-dependent methyltransferase, producing MDNLSNKRLDNFYVEEDHVLNPKEYFKSALAMIQSHLETSKKHSLLDIGCAAGDFIRFVAQHYPDWEYTGIDLFDRNLNEAKKRYPNGDFLKFDMCDTNVLNIKSFDVVTMLGTLSIFNTTQWIKNFAHFLGAGSKGIIFGIVNPYPYDVFMSLKKFGNSEFECGWNSWCFETIQHEFEKLNCITKISRWQIPVLVPEKTDDPLRSWTIPLADGSNLITNGSRVIHDFAFLTVVRS from the coding sequence ATGGATAATTTATCGAACAAAAGACTAGATAATTTTTATGTTGAGGAAGATCATGTTTTAAATCCTAAAGAATATTTTAAAAGTGCTCTTGCGATGATTCAATCTCATTTAGAAACTTCTAAAAAACATTCTCTACTAGATATTGGTTGCGCAGCAGGAGATTTTATTAGATTTGTTGCACAACACTATCCAGATTGGGAATATACAGGAATAGATTTGTTTGATAGAAATCTAAACGAGGCAAAAAAAAGATATCCTAACGGAGATTTTTTAAAGTTTGATATGTGTGACACTAATGTATTAAATATAAAAAGCTTTGATGTTGTCACTATGTTGGGAACATTAAGTATTTTTAATACGACACAATGGATAAAGAATTTTGCACACTTTTTGGGAGCAGGATCTAAAGGAATTATTTTTGGCATAGTGAATCCATATCCCTACGATGTTTTTATGTCTCTTAAAAAATTTGGGAATTCTGAGTTTGAATGCGGATGGAACTCCTGGTGTTTTGAGACTATACAACATGAATTTGAAAAGTTAAACTGTATTACAAAGATATCTAGATGGCAAATCCCTGTCTTAGTTCCCGAGAAAACCGATGATCCACTTCGTTCCTGGACGATTCCTCTTGCTGATGGATCAAATCTTATCACTAATGGATCTAGGGTAATACATGATTTTGCATTTCTAACAGTCGTTAGAAGTTGA
- a CDS encoding polysaccharide deacetylase family protein, translating to MKSIAPSVMFHHFHGMHHYCSQGSISAEDLHLLIKKIKKAFNIISAEQYMEKHFSGTLNPTDICFTFDDGLLCQYDIALDVLDYWRIKAFWFIPSEAIEKQQGNLEVYRYFKSVYFKNEEEFYQIFFSRLDRHGMDLQKVRELFSEKNHLGEFSFYSQNDRFFRYLRDVTLGPQKYFEMMDSLLREYNVDKKQISCKLWLTEKHLLDLSSHGHILGAHSYTHPTNLSCLSRTQQEDEYASNIKHLKEFSTQNIYAMAHPCNSYNQKTLDVLKKLGIQIGFRSNNKLCDFTSLELPRIDHTEILSI from the coding sequence ATGAAAAGCATTGCTCCCTCTGTCATGTTTCATCATTTTCATGGGATGCATCATTATTGTTCTCAAGGATCAATTTCTGCAGAAGATTTACATCTTCTCATAAAAAAAATAAAAAAAGCCTTTAACATTATAAGTGCGGAACAGTACATGGAGAAGCATTTTTCTGGCACTCTTAACCCAACAGATATATGCTTTACTTTTGATGACGGACTTTTGTGTCAATATGACATTGCGCTTGACGTTTTGGATTATTGGAGGATTAAGGCTTTTTGGTTTATTCCTTCAGAAGCCATAGAGAAACAACAGGGCAATTTAGAAGTTTATCGATATTTTAAGTCGGTTTATTTCAAGAATGAAGAAGAGTTTTATCAAATCTTTTTTTCAAGGCTTGATAGACATGGTATGGATTTGCAAAAAGTGAGAGAATTATTTTCTGAAAAAAATCATCTAGGAGAATTTAGTTTCTACTCTCAAAATGATCGGTTTTTTAGGTATTTGCGTGATGTAACGCTTGGTCCACAAAAATATTTTGAAATGATGGACTCACTTCTCCGGGAATACAACGTAGACAAAAAGCAAATTTCTTGTAAATTGTGGCTTACAGAAAAGCATTTATTGGACCTTTCTTCACATGGTCATATTTTGGGGGCTCATTCTTATACGCATCCAACAAATTTATCCTGTTTATCGCGAACACAACAGGAGGACGAATATGCAAGCAATATCAAGCACTTAAAGGAATTTTCAACGCAGAATATTTATGCAATGGCCCATCCATGCAATTCTTATAATCAGAAAACACTAGACGTATTAAAAAAACTTGGTATCCAAATTGGATTTCGTTCAAACAATAAATTGTGTGATTTTACAAGCCTTGAACTACCACGCATAGACCATACTGAAATTTTATCAATATAG
- a CDS encoding acylneuraminate cytidylyltransferase family protein yields the protein MTTIATICARGGSKGLPNKNILDFCGKPLIAHTIIQALGCEFINEVIVSTDSQEIAEIALKYGANVPFLRPPHLAEDDTGKLPVIQHCLDFLISQGKTVAKVIDLQPTTPLRNTSDIKACYDLLTDEVDVVFSVYETDKNPYFSLVEINDEGQAKRSKTLDVEFQRRQDAPKAYALNGAVYVWHCHTLPLGLWSGRSQCYVMPKIRSVDIDDALDFEIARFLATQ from the coding sequence ATGACAACGATTGCTACTATATGCGCAAGGGGAGGCTCAAAAGGGCTTCCCAATAAAAACATCTTAGATTTTTGTGGGAAGCCATTAATAGCACACACAATTATCCAAGCTTTAGGGTGTGAATTCATAAATGAAGTTATTGTTTCAACGGATAGTCAAGAAATTGCTGAAATAGCCCTTAAATACGGTGCAAATGTACCTTTTCTAAGGCCACCGCATCTTGCAGAAGATGATACAGGAAAATTACCCGTTATACAGCATTGTTTAGACTTTCTAATATCCCAAGGCAAGACTGTGGCAAAAGTCATTGATTTGCAACCAACAACTCCTCTTAGAAACACTTCTGACATCAAAGCATGTTATGATTTATTAACAGATGAAGTTGATGTAGTGTTTTCTGTTTATGAAACCGACAAAAATCCTTATTTTTCTTTGGTTGAAATCAATGATGAAGGGCAGGCTAAACGCTCTAAAACCCTGGATGTGGAGTTTCAAAGACGGCAAGATGCTCCAAAAGCTTATGCTCTTAATGGTGCCGTATATGTATGGCATTGCCATACTCTTCCTTTAGGTCTTTGGTCAGGCCGCTCTCAGTGCTACGTCATGCCAAAAATAAGATCCGTTGATATTGATGATGCATTAGATTTTGAAATAGCAAGGTTTTTAGCCACACAATGA
- a CDS encoding nucleotidyltransferase family protein: protein MQNNWSRIALKSDVSIKSAMEVLDATGLRIVLIIDENGHLLATVTDGDIRRGLLKGIGLSSPVSEIMNNNPISLSSDLTKGEILDILKHTGVLAVPLVGEDKKVIGLETIDSIDENLDTDACVVLMAGGFGKRLMPLTNALPKPMLPIDGRPIIEHIVENLRLQGFKKFIIAMHYKSEMIQNHFQKKQFSDITLDCIHETEPLGTAGALYLLKEKINTDFIVMNSDLVTKINFRNLLLFHQQHKGIGTICTKDYQFQVPFGVVCSDKMKLSRIIEKPTYSYLVSAGVYCFSSEALKYIKTNEYLDMPTFLQNLVDKKQNINIFPIHEHWMDIGNMSDYQKAQMVNS, encoded by the coding sequence ATGCAGAATAATTGGAGTCGTATCGCCTTAAAATCCGATGTCAGTATCAAAAGTGCTATGGAAGTTTTGGATGCTACGGGTTTACGTATTGTTTTAATAATTGATGAAAATGGGCATCTTTTGGCAACTGTTACCGATGGTGACATTAGAAGAGGTTTGCTTAAAGGGATAGGTCTCTCCTCTCCTGTTTCTGAAATAATGAATAATAACCCAATTTCTTTGTCCTCTGATCTTACAAAGGGTGAAATACTTGATATTTTGAAACATACCGGTGTTTTAGCTGTTCCCTTAGTTGGTGAAGATAAAAAAGTAATAGGACTGGAGACAATTGATAGTATAGATGAGAATCTGGATACAGATGCTTGTGTTGTTTTAATGGCTGGGGGATTTGGCAAAAGGTTAATGCCACTTACAAACGCTCTACCCAAGCCAATGCTTCCGATAGATGGTAGGCCAATTATTGAACATATTGTGGAAAATTTAAGGTTGCAAGGCTTTAAGAAATTTATTATTGCCATGCATTACAAATCCGAAATGATTCAAAATCACTTCCAAAAAAAGCAATTTTCAGATATCACTCTTGATTGCATTCATGAAACTGAACCCCTAGGAACTGCTGGTGCTCTATACCTATTAAAAGAAAAAATAAACACCGATTTTATTGTTATGAACAGTGATCTGGTAACTAAAATAAATTTTAGGAATTTATTACTGTTCCATCAACAACATAAGGGAATTGGGACCATCTGTACAAAGGACTATCAGTTCCAGGTCCCCTTTGGGGTTGTATGCAGTGATAAAATGAAACTCTCCAGAATAATTGAAAAGCCAACCTATTCCTATTTAGTAAGTGCAGGAGTATATTGTTTTAGTAGTGAAGCACTTAAATATATCAAAACTAACGAATATTTAGATATGCCTACATTTTTGCAAAATCTCGTTGACAAAAAACAAAATATTAACATATTTCCCATACATGAGCATTGGATGGATATAGGTAATATGAGTGATTACCAAAAAGCACAAATGGTAAACTCATGA
- a CDS encoding acetyltransferase encodes MSYVMIGAGGHAGVVLEIAKLNGLEFVGFVDPKVENFGLLAKLTDGSFTQCIMGIGGVKPDQLKQRYNLYLRYKNEGASFRNIVSPLAIVSENADLEGGIFINHGAIVQTKAKLGDGVIINSGAIIEHDVVIGEGSHIAPGAIVLGGAQIGRFCMVGAGAVILPGTVIENEQLVPAITRYKNAE; translated from the coding sequence ATGAGCTATGTTATGATTGGTGCCGGTGGGCATGCGGGGGTTGTTTTAGAGATTGCAAAGCTCAATGGACTAGAGTTTGTAGGGTTTGTTGATCCAAAAGTCGAAAACTTTGGGCTTTTGGCAAAGCTTACAGATGGGTCTTTTACACAATGCATTATGGGAATTGGTGGAGTGAAGCCAGACCAGCTCAAGCAAAGGTATAATTTGTATTTGCGGTACAAGAATGAGGGGGCCTCTTTTCGAAATATCGTATCTCCTTTGGCGATTGTTTCTGAAAATGCTGACCTTGAGGGCGGAATATTTATCAACCATGGGGCCATCGTGCAAACGAAGGCAAAGCTTGGGGATGGCGTCATTATTAATTCAGGAGCCATCATAGAGCATGACGTTGTCATCGGTGAGGGGAGTCACATAGCCCCAGGTGCTATTGTTTTGGGTGGCGCTCAAATCGGACGGTTTTGTATGGTTGGCGCCGGAGCCGTCATACTCCCCGGAACCGTAATCGAGAATGAACAATTGGTTCCAGCAATAACGAGATACAAAAATGCAGAATAA
- the neuB gene encoding N-acetylneuraminate synthase — MQNNRTYIIAEAGVNHNGQMDLARELVDQAAEVGADAVKFQIFQTAKIVHPMTPKANYQLQENDKETQHDLLQKLELRPEDYQELCERAKEKGIDFLSTPFDLESLDFLVSLGANIIKFSSGDLTYGPLLLRAAQLNKSVLISTGMATLEEIESALAVLYYGYTYPGETPKSFAHILECYNNSQTKTILEDKVVLFHCTSEYPAPFDEINLNALETMKQKFGLKVGYSDHSVGILVPILAVAKGATMIEKHFTLDKSLEGPDHSASIDPREFGEMVENIRLTEKILGSHDKKPSPSELKNKPLVRRGLYAAQDLKEGQILGKNDILSVRPESRLSPLSFWELTGKPCLKNVGSLESL, encoded by the coding sequence ATGCAGAATAATCGAACATATATCATTGCTGAAGCTGGTGTTAATCACAATGGTCAAATGGATCTGGCAAGAGAGCTGGTAGATCAAGCCGCAGAAGTCGGTGCGGATGCCGTCAAGTTTCAGATTTTTCAAACCGCCAAAATTGTTCACCCGATGACGCCCAAAGCAAATTACCAGTTGCAGGAGAATGACAAGGAAACTCAGCATGACCTTCTCCAAAAACTTGAGCTCAGACCCGAAGATTATCAGGAGCTTTGCGAAAGAGCGAAAGAAAAGGGGATTGATTTTTTGTCCACGCCATTCGACCTAGAAAGCCTTGATTTCTTGGTGTCTCTTGGCGCCAATATCATAAAGTTTTCATCTGGTGATTTGACTTATGGCCCCCTATTGTTGAGAGCAGCCCAGTTGAACAAAAGCGTTCTTATCTCTACGGGCATGGCCACCCTGGAAGAAATAGAAAGTGCGCTTGCTGTTTTGTATTATGGCTACACATACCCAGGTGAAACGCCAAAAAGCTTTGCCCATATTCTTGAGTGTTACAACAATTCTCAAACAAAGACGATTTTAGAAGACAAAGTCGTGTTGTTTCATTGCACTTCCGAGTATCCTGCACCCTTTGATGAAATAAACCTAAATGCTTTGGAAACTATGAAGCAGAAGTTTGGTTTAAAAGTCGGGTATTCCGATCATTCGGTGGGAATTTTGGTTCCGATCTTGGCTGTTGCTAAAGGCGCCACGATGATTGAAAAACACTTTACGCTCGATAAATCTCTTGAAGGTCCTGATCATAGCGCATCTATCGATCCACGTGAATTTGGGGAAATGGTGGAAAACATACGTTTGACAGAGAAAATATTGGGAAGCCACGATAAAAAGCCGTCACCCTCAGAGCTCAAGAACAAACCCCTTGTTCGCCGGGGATTATATGCCGCCCAAGATTTGAAAGAAGGTCAAATATTGGGGAAGAATGATATCTTAAGTGTTCGCCCTGAATCTCGCCTATCACCGTTGAGTTTTTGGGAGTTGACTGGCAAACCATGTTTAAAAAATGTTGGAAGTCTGGAGTCCCTATGA